ACGCCGCTGACGGCCAGCGCGTAGGGATGCACGTACTCGATGGCGCCGTCTTTGACGCGGAACGGCCGGTCGTGGCCCGGATAGATCACATCGGCCATGCGCAGCATCTTCTCGATGCTGGCCGTCGCCTGCGCGTCGTTCCAGAAGACGAGCGGGTTCTTCTTCAGCAGGGCGACCTCGGCGAAGTGCAGCGCGTCGCCCGAGAGGCAGGCGAGGCCGTCATCAGTCTGCACGGCAAGCGCGATGCTGCCGGGCGAATGGCCGGGCACCTCGACGATCGTCACGCCGGGCGCCAGTTCGTCACCCTCGCGCACCTCGTTGATGCGCACGGTCTCGATCGCGGCGCCGGTCCAGGCAGGCGTGGCCCAGTCGTTCTTGTGCGGGCGGTGGGCGTAGCGGCGCTCGTCGGGGTGGATCAGCAGGTCGGCCTTCTCGAACAGGTCGATGTTCTGCACATGGTCCCAGTGGGCGTGGCTCATGACGACGTGGTCGATCTGGTCCTCGCGCACACCGTGCTGCGCCAGCGCCGCCTGCAAGACCAGCCGGCGGCCGACGTGCGCCGTGTCGAAGAGGATGATCTTGCCGCCGGCGCGCACGAGGTGCACGCTGCAAAAGCCGACGATGCCCTGGTCGCTGCCGAAGCCGAAGCCCTCGAGCAACGTGATCAGCTCCGCCATCCTGCCGCCTCCCTAGCCAGGGTATAGGGTTGGGGTTCAGGGTTTAGGGGAAGGTGTGCCGCGCGTTCTCCGCCGATACCCTACACCCTATACCCCAGACCCTACCGGGTTCCGCAGCACGCCCAGCCCCTCAATCTCGATCTCGACCACGTCGCCGGGCTTGAGGGACTCGTGGCGCGGCAGGCCCACGCCGGCGGGCGTGCCCGTGGCGATCACGTCGCCCGGCGCCACGCCGACGAGGCGCGAGACGTGGCTGATGAGCTGCGCCGTGCTGTAGATCATCTGCGCGGTGCTCGAATCCTGCTTGGTGGCGCCGTTGACGCGCGTGCGCAGTGCCAGCTTCTGCGGATCGGGCACAAACTGCGCCGGCACGATCGCCGGCCCCAGCGGCTTGAAGCCCGCACGCCCCTTCGCCGCCAGCCAGTCGGGCCGGCCGCCGTTGTCACCGCGCCGCGCCTCGGCGCCGCGGATGCTGACGTCGTGCACGATCGTGTAGCCGGCCACGCAGCTCAGCGCGTGCTGCGGCGAGAGATCGCGGGCGGCGCGGCCGATCACCGCCGCCAGCTCGCCTTCCCAGTCGAGGCGCACGACACCGGCCGGCGCGGGGATTGGTTCCTCGGGCCCGATCACGGCGTTCACCGGCACCTGGAAGAGGAAGGCGTCCTCGGTCTCGGGATCGGCCGGCGTGCCGCCCATCTCTTTCATGTGGTCGACGTAGTTGGCAAAGGCGCAGTAGAGGTTGGCCGGCCGCGGCAGCGGCGCGAGCAGCCGCGTCTGGGACAGGGGCCGTGTCTCTGTCTTTCCCGCCGCCGCGCGTTCGGCCAGCTCGGCCAGCAGCGGCAGCGCCGCGTCCCACTGCTCCAGCACGGCCAGCATTGACGTGCCGCCGGGCATCTCGCTCAGCGCCGCGTCCGCGTTGGCCACACGCTCGTTGACCAGCACACCGACTCGCGGGCCGCCCTCGGCCGCGTAGGTGACAAGGCTGAACACTGTCAGTTCCTCCGTCGCGTCATGGCTGACCGCCTGCGTGCCAGCGGGCCAGCAGCTCGGCCTCGCGTTCCGGCCTCATGCCGGCGCGTGGGTTTGCCCGCTCTTCCGCGGGGCGGGCCACGTCCCAGGCCAGCGTCTCGCGCACCGTTTCGGCCAGCGGGCGGAAGCTGAGGCCGGCGGCGATCGCCTTGCGGCAGTCCACCTCCATGAAGCCGGCGAACTGATCGTTCTCCGGCACCCACAGCGGCAGCTCCAGCCACGGGCCGGCGCCCTGTTCCAGCAGCCAGGCGTCGGGAGTCCAGGTAAAGTGTGCCGCATTGCCGGCGACGGCGCGACAGGTTTCGAGCGCGTCGCGCATAGTCAGCGTGTGCGCTGGGCCGGTGGCGTTGAAGACGCCGCTGCCGCCGTCCGCCGCCAGCCGCAGCATCCATTCGGCCAGGTCGCGTGCATCGATGATCTGCACGGGCCGCTGCGGCCGGCCCGGCGCCAGCACCTCGCCGCCGCGCGCCAGCCGCCGCGGCCAGTAGGTGAAGCGATCCGAGCGATCGTCGGCGCCCACGATCAGGCCGGCGCGCACGCCGATCGCACGGCCGGGCAGCGCCGCCTCGACCTCACGCTCGCACAGCGCCTTCAGCGGACCGTAGCTTTCGCCGCCCACCTCTTCCACCGTCTCATCGGCGAGCGTGGCGATCTTCGCCTGCTCGTCGATGCCGGGGCGGCGCTCGTCGTAGACGGAGATGCTGGAGACGAAGACGTAGCGTCCCACCGCCTCGGCCAGCAGCCGCGCCGACTGCCGCACGATGCGCGGTACATAGCCTGAGGTGTCGATCAGCACGTCCCAGCGCCGGCGGGCCAGCGGCGCCAGGCCGCCGTCGCGGTCGCCGTGGAGGTGTTCGACGCGGCCGTCGCCCGCGTAGAGACCGGGGTTGCTCTGGCCGCGGTTGAAGAGTGTGACCTCGTGGC
The window above is part of the Dehalococcoidia bacterium genome. Proteins encoded here:
- a CDS encoding MBL fold metallo-hydrolase, whose amino-acid sequence is MAELITLLEGFGFGSDQGIVGFCSVHLVRAGGKIILFDTAHVGRRLVLQAALAQHGVREDQIDHVVMSHAHWDHVQNIDLFEKADLLIHPDERRYAHRPHKNDWATPAWTGAAIETVRINEVREGDELAPGVTIVEVPGHSPGSIALAVQTDDGLACLSGDALHFAEVALLKKNPLVFWNDAQATASIEKMLRMADVIYPGHDRPFRVKDGAIEYVHPYALAVSGVSLDGQTLRPGATLVAPAPRVPWIMPGVEDQPARLAQTALPAR
- a CDS encoding fumarylacetoacetate hydrolase family protein, which encodes MFSLVTYAAEGGPRVGVLVNERVANADAALSEMPGGTSMLAVLEQWDAALPLLAELAERAAAGKTETRPLSQTRLLAPLPRPANLYCAFANYVDHMKEMGGTPADPETEDAFLFQVPVNAVIGPEEPIPAPAGVVRLDWEGELAAVIGRAARDLSPQHALSCVAGYTIVHDVSIRGAEARRGDNGGRPDWLAAKGRAGFKPLGPAIVPAQFVPDPQKLALRTRVNGATKQDSSTAQMIYSTAQLISHVSRLVGVAPGDVIATGTPAGVGLPRHESLKPGDVVEIEIEGLGVLRNPVGSGV
- a CDS encoding epimerase; translated protein: MAIVKVLVLGGTVFLGRRVVEATLAGGHEVTLFNRGQSNPGLYAGDGRVEHLHGDRDGGLAPLARRRWDVLIDTSGYVPRIVRQSARLLAEAVGRYVFVSSISVYDERRPGIDEQAKIATLADETVEEVGGESYGPLKALCEREVEAALPGRAIGVRAGLIVGADDRSDRFTYWPRRLARGGEVLAPGRPQRPVQIIDARDLAEWMLRLAADGGSGVFNATGPAHTLTMRDALETCRAVAGNAAHFTWTPDAWLLEQGAGPWLELPLWVPENDQFAGFMEVDCRKAIAAGLSFRPLAETVRETLAWDVARPAEERANPRAGMRPEREAELLARWHAGGQP